One segment of Plasmodium vinckei vinckei genome assembly, chromosome: PVVCY_04 DNA contains the following:
- a CDS encoding phosphatidylinositol 3- and 4-kinase, putative, translated as MGSNSIAISQQMYFSTHNALRINEENDVISTLFYEINGHRHISLLIFPFYDVQMLKRLLIKKLDLPDIKVNDILIFYKGIKLPNYRIISTYLDNTNRVDNVKKKKKKKVNKLYWAIKDPNPNASIRVIDNKSYPPFFENILNDIKLAFKKNIAPKLTMDGTGGTYLLFNSKKKVCSVFKPADEEAFSPFNPRGYEGKIYQEGFRAGVLSGEGASREIAAYILDNTYNNFSNVPCTIMVEACNPHFNNKSNLKYIYNENTLKWKCGSLQEFIDSRESVGNYDHKQFSIRDIHKIAILDIRVMNLDRNDGNILVSPLKSLKDCCNQFLYRNNKRFSTNDEDILKRIITIDQKPSRYSLIPIDHGLIMPHIMDVAEIDLVWFDWPQTKIPFDNEVLEVIFAFDPDKDADKIRNKLLIREDCIRTMRVCTRLLQIGARMHLNLHEIAKISTRKNIDEESILEHLVRDSIIQAYQMMDYTSLMSTNRLGHILDLAEIKINKKKKNNKNKTMEQIDNNKTKDENSNDIRKNNSFQKEENYEINNNTRYAKTKSLDIKKIENSFTTVSFKDIKEHKSSSSFTLVNNGTNENVKKSYEEKFEKYNINMNEPKEGEGNSTYKMLLQHQSDTKEFDEKYNKFINTKMNNISSKDNIGGGYYSWSKDNSIEIRSNSINDQIKEKNISETNSFSNKSEYTFVTATSNSKKDDNVHKSSNDVEQYSDGSENYVRNLGEENATKVEKKMKKKKKKKKKIKNDEKPENDKFDKLDKKEPCNISDDNAENDRTSNHSQNKDKQNENKQEICQNKTEGKQKNQQDIDAYEDDDEEEEEEEEEEEEEEEEEEEDEENYARFKKTTGTMKRINENTGTAYRNIEMNKINSVWMIKDKNNKTINVKWENKIFEKLFFETFENYVKKYINDYHPNWRDYPYNGSKIITTKHSYLNNIK; from the exons ATGGGCAGCAATAGCATAGCCATATCACAGCAAATGTATTTTAGCACCCACAATGCTTTACGgataaatgaagaaaatgatgtGATTAGTACgttattttatgaaataaatggGCATAGGCATATAAGCCTATtaatatttcctttttatgaTGTACAGATGCTAAAACGATTACTTATAAAAAAGCTAGATTTACCAGATATAAAAgttaatgatatattaatattttataaaggAATTAAATTACCAAACTATAGAATAATAAGTACTTATTTAGATAATACAAATAGAGTAGAtaatgtgaaaaaaaaaaaaaaaaaaaaagtaaataaattatattggGCTATAAAAGATCCTAACCCTAATGCATCCATAAGAGTAATAGATAATAAAAGTTATCCtccattttttgaaaacattttaaatgatattaaattagcctttaaaaaaaatatagcacCTAAATTAACAATGGATGGAACTGGAGGAACGtacttattatttaatagtaaaaaaaaagtttgtTCTGTTTTTAAACCTGCCGATGAAGAAGCATTTTCACCATTTAATCCACGAGGGTATGAAGGCAAAATATATCAAGAGGGTTTTAGAGCAGGTGTTTTATCAGGTGAAGGAGCAAGTAGAGAAATAGCAGCTTATATACTtgataatacatataataattttagtaATGTTCCATGCACAATTATGGTCGAAGCATGTAATCctcattttaataataaaagtaatcttaaatatatatataatgaaaataccTTAAAATGGAAATGTGGGTCACTACAAGAATTTATTGATTCAAGAGAGAGTGTTGGCAATTATGATCATAAACAATTTAGTATTCGAGATATTCACAAAATTGCTATCTTAGATATACGTGTAATGAATTTAGATAGAAATGATGGAAACATATTAGTATCTCCATTAAAGAGTTTAAAAGATTGTTGTAATCAGTTTCTTTATCGAAATAACAAGCGTTTTAGTACAAATGATGAAGATATCCTAAAAcgaataataacaatagaTCAAAAACCGTCGAG GTATAGTTTAATCCCGATTGATCATGGCTTAATAATGCCTCACATTATGGATGTCGCAGAAATTGACTTAGTTTGGTTCGATTGGCCCCAAACAAAG aTACCATTTGATAATGAAGTACTCGAAGTAATTTTCGCATTCGATCCTGATAAAGATGCtgataaaataagaaacaaattattaatcAGAGAAGATTGTATACGAACTATGAGGGTATGTACAAGGTTACTTCAAATTGGAGCTAGGATGCATCTAAATTTGCATGAGATTGCAAAAATAAGTACtcgaaaaaatattgacgAAGAATCTATACTCGAGCATCTGGTTCGGGATTCAATCATTCAG GCATACCAAATGATGGATTACACCTCCTTAATGAGCACAAACAGATTAGGACATATTCTTGATTTAgctgaaataaaaataaataaaaaaaaaaaaaataataaaaataaaacaatggAACAGATTGATAATAACAAAACAAAAGATGAAAACTCAAATgatattagaaaaaataatagttttcaaaaagaagaaaattatgaaataaataataatactagATATGCTAAAACTAAATCATtagatattaaaaaaatagaaaattcATTTACTACAGTCAGttttaaagatataaaGGAACATAAATCATCTTCAAGCTTTACACTAGTAAATAATGGTACtaatgaaaatgtaaaaaagaGCTATGAggaaaaatttgaaaaatataatataaatatgaatgaGCCAAAGGAAGGAGAAGGAAATAgtacatataaaatgttattaCAACACCAAAGTGATACTAAAGAATttgatgaaaaatataataaatttataaatacaaaaatgaataatatatcaaGTAAAGATAATATAGGAGGAGGATATTATTCATGGTCTAAAGATAATAGCATAGAAATACGAAGTAATAGCATAAATGACCAAAttaaggaaaaaaatatttcagaAACAAATTCTTTTAGTAATAAAAGTGAATATACATTTGTAACAGCAACATCTAATTCAAAGAAAGACGATAATGTTCATAAAAGTTCTAATGATGTAGAACAATATAGTGATGGTAGTGAAAATTATGTAAGAAATTTGGGTGAAGAAAATGCTACtaaagttgaaaaaaaaatgaaaaaaaaaaaaaaaaaaaaaaaaaaaataaaaaatgatgaaaaaccGGAAAATGACAAATTTGATAAGcttgataaaaaagaacCATGTAATATTAGTGATGACAATGCAGAAAATGATAGAACTTCAAACCATtcacaaaataaagataaacaaaatgaaaacaaacAAGAAATTTGCCAAAACAAAACAGAaggaaaacaaaaaaatcaacAAGACATAGATGCTTACGAAGATgatgatgaagaagaagaggaggaagaagaagaagaagaagaagaagaagaggAAGAAGAGGAAGACGAAGAAAATTATGCAcgctttaaaaaaacaacagGTACAATGAAAagaataaatgaaaatacagGAACAGCTTATCGAAATATtgaaatgaataaaataaattcagTTTGGATGattaaagataaaaataataaaacaataaatgTTAAATGggaaaacaaaatttttgaaaaacttttttttgaaacttttgaaaattatgtaaaaaaatatataaatgattatCACCCAAATTGGAGAGATTACCCATATAATGGATCAAAAATTATCACTACAAAAcattcatatttaaataatattaaataa